From Pseudanabaena sp. BC1403, the proteins below share one genomic window:
- a CDS encoding DUF4347 domain-containing protein — MLKSTWGKYWATTAIAIALSPALLLTTPVNAQSIPITAAQDGTGTVVLPNGQRFDITGGTQAGANLFHSFQQFGLSQGQIANFLSQPNIQNILGRVVGGDPSVINGLIQLTGGNSNLYIMNPAGIIFGNNASLNVPASFTATTANGIQVGNGWFGMNTSASDLQKLNGTPNALAFTSPTSPLTQGQTSGVILNQGNLNVPQGKSISLVGGIVINTGAISTPNGTINIVAVPDGKYVRITPEGGVLSFDLPIATQQELGSTKPIAGIDLPKLLTGSGITAPTKAGEAIATGNLTAANINVLANRYNTTQASLNATNIQQGWNFVFIDSTVKNYQTLLDGTNGGSSVTVINPDQYGIQKVTATLASVTGANSLHIVSEGDVGNFWLGKDFVSTENIAKYANDLQAWKTALSPAANILLYACNLASGENGAALVQAVKNYTGHDVAASTNRTGAVALGGDWNLEYQTGQNPATVIFNDAATNAYQNVLLTYTVLNTNDAGAGSLRERIGLANSDAVADDIRFDPLVFNGSQGAITLASTLAIDVTNGDLTISGAFGASNVTVSGSNAVRVFDIAGNGNTTFDSLRIINGNAGAGDGGGINNNGNGVVTLTNSTVSGNSAINGSGILGGGAVTLTNSTVSGNSANANGGGIYGFGAVTLTNSTVSGNTANVDGGGILSFGAVTLTNSTVSGNTAINRIGGGILSFGAVTLTNSTVSGNTANVDGGGIWGVGVTLTNSTVSGNTSNNSGGGIFSGGLVTLTNSTVSVNTAGNFGGGILSGAVTLTNSNVLANTAGNFGGGIFSNGLVTLTNSTVSGNRANSNGGGIFSTNGGTITNSTITNNTADADNNGTGDGGGIYGNGAVTLTNSTVSGNTAGASGGGIFSNGAVTLTNSTVSGNTAANNGGGIFSIGAVALTNSTVSGNTAANNGGGIFSFNGGAITNSTIANNTADADNNGTGNGGGIFRNSGTFTIANSIIAGNFDRGLQAPDLGSNVSGVGFTNGGNNLIGANDGFAATFANSSLIGTISNPINPQLAPLGNYGGSTQTHALLPNSPALNAGNNAGVAANDQRSATRIFGGVVDIGAFESQGFSLTPIANSTPQSTNINTSFAQLLGIQVTENFVNSPIPVPNILVTFAPSSSSASGSFAGNASVLTNNLGIAVAPTFTANGVSGSYTVAATATGFTPASFSLTNVALPATNKVTNGFGGAFPSREDLEVRSPRLDEQDPELSFTQVLCLDPSLANAQTTSIPNCKKP, encoded by the coding sequence ATGCTGAAGTCAACTTGGGGAAAGTATTGGGCAACAACTGCGATCGCGATCGCCTTATCTCCAGCATTATTACTGACAACACCAGTCAATGCCCAATCAATACCGATCACTGCCGCACAAGACGGGACTGGCACAGTTGTATTGCCAAATGGACAAAGATTTGACATTACAGGCGGAACCCAAGCAGGGGCAAATCTCTTCCATAGTTTTCAACAATTTGGCTTAAGTCAGGGACAAATAGCCAACTTTCTCAGTCAGCCAAATATTCAAAATATTCTTGGTCGAGTAGTTGGAGGAGATCCTTCCGTCATTAATGGACTAATCCAACTGACAGGCGGAAATTCTAATCTCTACATCATGAACCCCGCAGGGATTATCTTTGGGAATAATGCTAGTTTGAATGTACCTGCTTCCTTTACTGCTACTACAGCCAATGGCATCCAAGTTGGGAATGGTTGGTTTGGCATGAATACCAGTGCAAGTGATCTCCAAAAGCTTAATGGAACTCCCAATGCTTTAGCTTTTACTAGTCCGACATCGCCACTGACTCAAGGACAAACTTCTGGCGTGATTCTCAATCAAGGAAATCTCAATGTTCCTCAAGGGAAAAGTATTTCGCTTGTTGGTGGCATTGTGATCAATACGGGGGCTATATCCACACCTAATGGCACAATCAATATCGTGGCAGTACCCGATGGTAAGTATGTGCGGATTACGCCTGAAGGTGGTGTGCTGAGTTTCGATCTCCCGATCGCAACTCAGCAAGAATTGGGCAGTACAAAACCGATCGCAGGAATTGATTTGCCAAAATTACTGACTGGGTCTGGGATTACTGCACCGACCAAAGCGGGAGAGGCGATCGCTACGGGTAATCTCACGGCAGCAAATATCAATGTCCTTGCCAATCGTTACAACACGACTCAAGCTTCTTTGAATGCGACTAATATCCAACAGGGTTGGAATTTTGTATTCATCGACAGCACAGTTAAAAATTATCAAACATTACTGGATGGCACTAATGGCGGAAGTAGTGTGACGGTGATTAATCCTGATCAGTATGGGATTCAGAAAGTTACCGCAACTTTAGCTAGTGTGACGGGTGCAAATAGTTTGCATATTGTTTCTGAAGGTGATGTGGGTAATTTCTGGCTGGGTAAAGATTTTGTCAGTACGGAGAATATTGCTAAATATGCTAACGATCTCCAAGCATGGAAGACGGCTCTATCTCCTGCGGCGAATATTTTGCTCTATGCCTGTAATTTGGCTAGTGGAGAGAATGGAGCGGCGCTTGTTCAAGCGGTGAAGAATTATACAGGTCATGATGTGGCGGCTTCAACCAATCGCACGGGGGCGGTGGCGCTGGGTGGTGATTGGAATCTGGAATACCAGACTGGGCAGAATCCTGCAACGGTGATTTTTAATGATGCGGCGACCAATGCTTATCAGAATGTTCTATTGACTTATACGGTACTGAATACTAATGATGCGGGGGCGGGTTCTTTGAGAGAGCGGATAGGGCTTGCTAATAGTGACGCAGTTGCGGATGATATTCGGTTTGACCCACTTGTGTTTAATGGCTCTCAAGGAGCGATTACTTTGGCATCAACTTTGGCGATTGATGTCACTAATGGAGATCTGACCATCAGTGGTGCATTTGGAGCAAGTAATGTCACGGTGAGTGGCAGTAATGCGGTGCGCGTCTTTGATATCGCGGGTAATGGCAACACCACGTTTGATAGTTTAAGAATTATCAATGGGAATGCAGGAGCAGGCGATGGTGGTGGGATAAACAATAATGGCAATGGAGTCGTGACGCTCACCAATAGCACTGTGTCGGGTAATTCGGCTATTAATGGTAGTGGGATTTTGGGCGGTGGAGCCGTGACTCTCACCAATAGCACTGTGTCGGGTAATTCGGCTAATGCTAATGGTGGTGGGATTTATGGCTTTGGAGCCGTGACGCTCACCAATAGCACTGTGTCGGGTAATACGGCTAATGTTGATGGTGGTGGGATTTTGAGCTTTGGAGCCGTGACTCTCACCAATAGCACTGTGTCGGGTAATACGGCTATTAATCGTATTGGTGGTGGGATTTTGAGCTTTGGAGCCGTGACTCTCACCAATAGCACTGTGTCGGGTAATACGGCTAATGTTGATGGTGGAGGGATTTGGGGCGTTGGAGTGACCCTCACCAATAGTACGGTGTCGGGTAATACGTCAAATAATAGTGGTGGTGGGATTTTTAGCGGTGGACTCGTGACGCTCACCAATAGCACTGTGTCGGTTAATACGGCTGGTAACTTTGGTGGTGGGATTTTAAGCGGAGCCGTGACCCTCACCAATAGTAATGTGTTGGCTAATACGGCTGGTAACTTTGGTGGTGGGATTTTTAGCAATGGACTCGTGACGCTCACCAATAGCACTGTGTCGGGTAATAGGGCTAATTCTAATGGTGGTGGGATTTTTAGCACTAACGGAGGCACGATCACCAATAGCACCATTACCAACAACACTGCCGATGCCGATAACAATGGCACAGGTGATGGTGGTGGGATTTATGGCAATGGAGCCGTGACTCTCACCAATAGCACTGTGTCGGGTAATACGGCGGGTGCTAGTGGTGGGGGGATTTTTAGCAATGGAGCCGTGACTCTCACCAATAGCACTGTGTCGGGTAATACGGCTGCTAATAATGGTGGTGGGATTTTTAGCATTGGAGCCGTGGCGCTCACCAATAGCACTGTGTCGGGTAATACGGCTGCTAATAATGGTGGTGGGATTTTTAGTTTTAATGGAGGCGCAATTACCAACAGCACGATCGCTAACAATACTGCCGATGCCGATAACAATGGCACAGGTAATGGTGGTGGAATTTTTCGTAATAGCGGCACATTCACGATCGCAAACTCGATAATTGCAGGTAACTTTGATCGAGGATTGCAAGCTCCTGACTTGGGGAGTAATGTCTCAGGAGTAGGTTTTACTAATGGCGGCAATAATTTAATCGGTGCAAATGATGGCTTTGCCGCCACATTTGCCAATAGCTCCCTCATCGGCACGATCTCAAATCCCATCAACCCCCAACTTGCACCACTTGGCAACTATGGCGGCTCGACCCAAACCCATGCACTCCTACCCAACAGCCCAGCCTTAAATGCTGGCAATAACGCAGGCGTAGCCGCTAACGATCAACGCAGTGCAACCCGCATTTTTGGTGGCGTTGTCGATATCGGTGCATTTGAATCTCAAGGCTTTAGTCTCACCCCAATAGCTAACTCCACACCCCAAAGTACCAATATCAACACCAGTTTTGCTCAGCTTCTAGGCATACAAGTCACCGAAAACTTCGTGAATAGCCCAATTCCCGTACCAAATATTCTAGTTACCTTTGCTCCATCATCTAGCAGTGCCAGTGGCTCATTTGCTGGTAATGCCAGCGTATTAACCAATAATCTCGGTATTGCCGTAGCTCCTACGTTCACCGCAAATGGAGTTTCAGGCAGTTATACTGTGGCGGCGACAGCAACTGGATTTACTCCCGCATCATTTTCACTGACCAATGTAGCTTTACCAGCAACCAACAAAGTTACCAATGGATTTGGTGGTGCGTTTCCTAGCCGTGAGGATTTAGAAGTACGCTCCCCCAGATTAGACGAGCAAGATCCAGAACTAAGTTTCACACAGGTTCTCTGCCTTGATCCTTCCCTCGCCAATGCTCAGACTACTTCCATTCCAAATTGCAAGAAACCTTAA
- a CDS encoding ShlB/FhaC/HecB family hemolysin secretion/activation protein, translating into MRPKIAELKVKLARIHPILLGLSTLALVATDCGLSANANPLSTDLTPSLSTSSISSQDLAHSSLTSPSQVAQVQTSQTQIAQAIPIKRIEVIGSTIFDADKLDPIIKPLEGKEVTEEQLTNAANAITQLYVSNGYVTSQALYTPQSVVDGVAKIQVLEGKVEKIEVVGVNALNPDYVRSRTELGIGTPLNTNNLEDQLRLLRADPNFTSVDASLKAGSKDGLSILMITVVEANQLAGSVSFDNFSPPAVGSERMGVGLNYRNLFGLGDVFTANYYRTTTGGSNQYDFGFSIPVNPMNGTVSLRFAPSNYRITQSPFDAFNIRGNNEVYAATYRQPLMRTPREEFALSLGYEYQRGQTFLFNDLAVPFGIGSESDGTSRTSVFKFGQDYTSRDTEGAWSLRSQFSLGTGLFGATFVTDPSAAFFSWLGQIQRVQVLGTDTILIGSLDTQLSADPLLPSQQFVIGGGQSLRGFRQNARSGDNGIRFSVESRFVVARNEEGRTVLQLAPFVDLGTVWNNSRNLNLLPNQNFLAGGGLGILFEPVKRLNLRLDYALPFVNLSDRGSNLQESSLYFSIGYQF; encoded by the coding sequence ATGCGCCCAAAAATAGCGGAATTAAAGGTCAAGCTCGCAAGAATTCATCCAATATTATTAGGGCTTTCTACCCTTGCATTAGTAGCAACAGATTGCGGGTTATCGGCTAACGCTAATCCACTTTCCACAGATTTAACACCTTCGCTATCAACTAGTTCTATTTCCTCACAAGACTTAGCCCATTCTTCTCTGACTTCTCCATCTCAAGTTGCTCAAGTTCAAACTTCTCAAACTCAAATCGCTCAAGCAATTCCAATTAAAAGAATTGAAGTCATTGGCAGCACTATTTTCGATGCCGACAAACTCGATCCTATCATTAAGCCTCTCGAAGGTAAGGAAGTTACTGAAGAGCAACTAACAAACGCTGCTAACGCCATTACTCAACTGTATGTCAGTAATGGCTATGTTACTTCTCAAGCTCTCTATACTCCTCAAAGTGTTGTTGATGGTGTTGCCAAGATTCAGGTCTTGGAAGGAAAAGTTGAAAAAATCGAAGTTGTTGGTGTTAATGCACTTAATCCAGACTACGTGCGATCGCGAACTGAGCTAGGAATTGGTACTCCCCTCAACACCAATAACCTCGAAGATCAACTGCGTCTTCTCCGTGCCGATCCCAATTTTACAAGCGTAGATGCTAGCCTCAAAGCTGGTAGCAAAGATGGTTTGAGCATACTCATGATTACAGTTGTTGAGGCAAATCAACTTGCAGGTTCTGTCAGTTTTGATAACTTCTCACCTCCTGCGGTTGGTTCTGAGCGCATGGGAGTAGGGCTAAACTACCGCAATCTTTTTGGATTGGGAGATGTATTTACAGCCAATTATTACAGAACCACAACAGGCGGCTCTAACCAATATGATTTTGGCTTTAGCATTCCCGTCAATCCGATGAATGGAACTGTCTCACTTCGGTTTGCACCCAGCAACTATCGCATTACCCAGTCACCATTTGATGCCTTCAATATTCGTGGCAATAATGAAGTTTATGCTGCCACTTATCGACAGCCTTTGATGCGCACTCCTCGCGAAGAATTTGCGCTCTCTCTAGGCTATGAATATCAAAGAGGTCAGACATTCCTATTTAACGATCTTGCAGTACCATTTGGAATTGGATCTGAATCCGATGGAACTAGCCGTACTAGTGTATTTAAATTTGGGCAAGACTATACTAGTCGCGATACAGAAGGAGCTTGGTCATTGCGATCGCAGTTTAGTCTCGGTACAGGTCTATTTGGTGCAACTTTCGTTACTGATCCTAGTGCGGCTTTCTTTAGCTGGCTAGGGCAGATTCAACGAGTTCAGGTTCTTGGCACTGACACAATTTTGATCGGTTCTTTGGATACTCAACTCTCGGCTGATCCGCTTTTACCCTCGCAGCAATTTGTGATTGGTGGTGGGCAATCGTTACGTGGCTTCCGTCAAAATGCGCGTTCAGGTGATAATGGAATTCGCTTTTCTGTGGAGAGTCGATTTGTGGTGGCGCGAAATGAGGAAGGTCGCACAGTTCTCCAGTTAGCTCCTTTTGTCGATCTCGGCACTGTTTGGAATAACTCTAGAAATCTCAATTTGCTTCCTAATCAAAACTTTTTAGCTGGTGGTGGATTAGGAATTCTTTTCGAGCCAGTTAAACGGCTAAACCTACGGCTTGATTATGCACTTCCATTTGTTAATCTCAGCGATCGCGGCTCTAATTTGCAAGAGTCTTCGCTTTATTTCAGCATCGGCTACCAATTTTAG
- a CDS encoding VanW family protein, with product MNTTTQYSIQRQRDKTPNFKHASLFAIKASFFRIKRAISDLIHPVTTHTKSDRLSTQNVIAESITPLWTSELASEQELLAGKIHNLRIAIKNIDGIEIQPLKMFSFWQQIGRPSQWKGYMEGREIRQGCIIPSIAGGLCQLSNALYSIALDAGFEIVERHAHTQIIPGSLAEIGRDATVFWNYVDLRFKVNRAVRIEANLTHNSLVLRLKGERGNYPVGKVDVQDRETIGDRHNCVSCQVSSCFRNIPHSKMRSDFGKTVFLVNEYWIEYDRYIQSQRSSHDILGIPLDGHRFHKNNYKWTQDGFAKVGKATLTTLMRAWQSRNLPPQGKSIQSLLLKYDQKLAKDFAALLTYDVTHVVVMQNLLPWLWQAGVLQGRTFDVLMTRLPIDILQERLDLVYRLHPESPTLKDFRASETFAKIERQALQQASKIITPHSEIASLFADQVVPLDWHIPELKSIPTKGNKILFPASTIGRKGAYEVREVARKLNLELTVLGNELEGDDFWKDVPICRANSQDCLDQVGLVILPAFVEHNPRILLRAIACGIPVIASSACGLANLQDNDH from the coding sequence ATGAATACAACAACGCAGTACTCAATCCAAAGACAAAGGGATAAAACTCCTAATTTTAAACATGCAAGTTTATTTGCGATCAAAGCTAGTTTCTTCCGCATAAAAAGAGCAATCTCTGATCTAATTCATCCAGTTACTACTCATACTAAGTCCGATCGCCTTTCAACACAAAATGTCATTGCGGAGTCTATAACTCCGCTATGGACAAGTGAATTAGCCTCAGAGCAGGAGCTACTAGCGGGGAAAATCCATAACCTGAGAATAGCGATTAAAAACATTGATGGAATTGAAATCCAACCCCTTAAGATGTTTAGCTTCTGGCAGCAGATTGGGAGGCCTTCGCAATGGAAAGGTTATATGGAAGGACGGGAGATTCGGCAGGGTTGCATTATTCCTAGTATTGCTGGTGGTTTATGCCAGCTATCCAATGCTCTTTATAGCATCGCTTTAGATGCTGGCTTTGAGATTGTGGAGCGACATGCTCACACCCAAATCATTCCAGGTTCTTTGGCTGAAATTGGTAGAGATGCTACAGTATTTTGGAACTATGTGGACTTAAGGTTTAAAGTAAATCGTGCAGTGAGAATTGAAGCAAATCTGACGCATAACTCATTGGTACTAAGGCTAAAAGGTGAGCGAGGTAATTATCCAGTTGGTAAAGTAGATGTTCAAGATCGCGAGACGATTGGCGATCGCCACAATTGTGTAAGTTGCCAAGTTAGCTCTTGCTTTAGAAATATTCCGCATAGCAAAATGCGCTCAGATTTTGGCAAGACGGTCTTTTTAGTTAATGAATATTGGATTGAATACGATCGCTATATCCAATCACAAAGATCGAGTCATGATATTTTGGGTATTCCGCTTGATGGACATAGGTTTCACAAGAATAACTACAAATGGACTCAAGATGGATTTGCTAAGGTTGGTAAGGCGACATTGACAACTTTAATGAGAGCTTGGCAATCAAGAAATTTGCCACCACAAGGGAAATCGATACAAAGTCTGTTACTGAAATATGATCAGAAGCTAGCTAAGGACTTCGCCGCTTTGCTAACCTATGATGTAACGCATGTTGTGGTGATGCAAAATTTACTCCCTTGGTTATGGCAAGCGGGAGTTTTGCAGGGCAGAACTTTTGATGTATTGATGACAAGATTGCCCATCGATATTTTGCAAGAGCGATTAGATCTAGTCTATAGATTACATCCCGAAAGTCCTACTTTAAAGGATTTTAGAGCCAGTGAGACATTCGCAAAAATTGAGCGTCAAGCTCTACAGCAAGCTAGCAAAATAATCACTCCACATTCTGAAATAGCCAGCCTTTTCGCTGATCAGGTCGTTCCGCTGGATTGGCACATTCCAGAGCTCAAATCAATTCCTACTAAGGGTAACAAAATTCTATTTCCTGCTTCTACGATTGGCAGAAAAGGAGCTTACGAAGTTCGTGAGGTGGCGAGAAAGCTAAACCTAGAATTAACGGTGCTTGGAAATGAGTTGGAAGGAGATGATTTCTGGAAGGATGTACCGATTTGTAGAGCAAATAGTCAGGATTGTCTCGATCAAGTTGGATTGGTTATCCTGCCAGCGTTTGTAGAGCACAATCCTCGAATATTACTCAGAGCGATCGCCTGTGGAATTCCCGTAATTGCTTCATCTGCTTGTGGTCTAGCTAATCTTCAGGACAATGATCACTGA